The genomic interval tttagtagagacagggtttcaccatgttgcccaagctggtcccgaactcctgagctcaggcaatccgcaccccggcctcccaaactggtaggattacaggcgtgagccaccgcgtccggccaagtGTTACAGTTTTTAGTGCAGACCAAGTAGTGGCCAATAAATCTTGTAGAAACGAAAGTACTCATTTGCTTTTAACTGGGCCAAGACTAGAATAGCGTGATCTGTAAGTAAAATAACAGCCATTTCCCCAAATATCACAGCAAAAGCTCTCCTGATGTGTAAGGTGAGATGAAGGGGCTTAAAAGTGAAGATTACACCCACTTCAAAGTGTAAAGAGTATCCATCCATTTATCATTGCAGCAACGTTCCAACGTGAACAATCCGATTCCAAGTACAAAACAGCTCAATTCAGTCTCTTTGCCGTACTCACATCCACAGCACAAAATACCCTGCAGGGCGCTGGAATGAGCACCACTGCAGTTAATAATCTACTCTATAAATACTGGACGAATCCAAATTTTTACTGGATTACacagaatacttttttttaaaaaaatgcaaatagttTTAGATGTCACAACAGGGTTCCATCAAATACCACGTTTCCAAATCTTACAAGAATGTGTATCCATTTCAACTGCAGTTATTTTGTGTCTAAAGCTGTGCACTCTGCTTTGCAACAGGATAAACTCCGTGGATAAAAGCTGAAATCCGACCCTGTCCAAATTAAGAGGCTAAGAAAAAGTGGAGAAGCGCGCTGGCGTGGAGTTGACACAGAAACAGTGCAAGGGCTGGGGAAAGGGCTTACTTAGGTTCGTGGAATACACAGGCAGCACCACCAACCCGGCTCTCCGGAAAAGAGAAAGTCCGGTGAGAAAGGTGAAAACTGACAAGGCACCGTTCTCCGACTTGGTGAAAAAAACCCAATGCAAACAGACCAGGATTCAAAGCGGAAGAAAACTAGCGAAAAGCAGGCAGCCAAGCGTGGCGAGCACAGCTCTCGGGTCCACCCCGGAGTGGACCCGCGGCGACCGCAAACGTGCGGATGCCGAAGCCGAGGCCGACGCAGCTTAAGAACCGCAGCGCTGGCGGGCAGTGCACAAAGACGCGAGGCCACGCCCAGGAGGGGCCGGCCCTTTGGCCGGAAGGGGGCGGGGCGGCGCGCGGGGCCGGTCGCCTAGGCAACGGGCTCGCGTGGCGTCCGGGCTTCTCAGAAAGCCCAAAATCCGGGAGCTTCGGGAGGGCAGAGAGGCGATGGGGACGGGGTGCGGGGGAGGGCGGTTGGGGAGCCGAATGGCTTCAGGACGCCGGCCGACCAGATGTCTGCATTCTGTTGGCGGCCTTTCCAAATGTGGGGAGCAGCCTCCGAGAGCGGTGTTCGTGGCACAGGGCAGGAAGAGATAAGGGCTAGGGAAGGCGCCCTTCGGGCCTATCCACCTCTTATGGGGCTCGGCACTAGGAAGCAGCTTCCCTCTTGTGCCCCTTTGTCTCCAAGCCGTTCCAAACTGAGTACCGGGAGGCGACACAAAGGGAGGGCGGTGACGAATGGCGCAGGCGCGGGAGCCGCCTAGGCTGCTGGGAGTGGTGGTCCCGCCGCGGAATTGGTAGGTCTCCCGCGCACTCCGCGGCCTCAGCTCGGAGGACACCGAGAGCGTGCCAGTGCGCATGCGCCGCCACTTCCGCCCGTGCCCggccctcctcttccttctgcctcccGGAGGACTTGGGTTTCTAGTAGTAAGAGTCCGGGGGGCATTACTCACGGTCTCCCCGCCTCCTCTTCATCGTGATTGGGCTGTCAAAGTGAGGTTGGCAAGTGGATTGGCTACTGTGGTTGCCAGTTTTGTTTCGGGCCGTACTTATACCGCGCTGTGGGGGGCGGGGACGAAGACAGTCAGGGACTGAGGAATGGGTTCTGGTAGTTGTTGCGTGCCATGGTCTCGGAGGCTGCTGTCCCGCGGCCCGTTGGGTCCTGGTCAGGTTTTCAGCGAAGCAGGTCGCTCCCCTGCGTTTCCCGGCGGGCGTGCTGCGCCGCCCAAGGGGCTCTGCCTCCAAGTGCCAAAAACTCCTAGTAAAGTTTGCGCCTCGCCCGCTGTCCCCGCCCCAGCAGCCCTGACGCTGTCCCTTCCGCGACCCTCGCCCCTGGCAAAAGTGACAGGCAAGGCCACGCCCCCGGGCGGGCCGGCCTCGGGCCCGCAGCCCCCAGGCCCGGGACGGTGAGGGGCGTGAAtgcggcggggggcggggccgtCGCCGGGGGAGGGGGCCGAGGCGCATGCGCGTTGCGCAGCGGGGCTGAATGTTTCCCAAGTGTTTGAAACTGGTATTTGGGTTTTCCACGTTGGACAAGTGCGGCTCGGCGGCCAGCGGAGCGCGCCCCTTCCCGCTACCCGCTCCgctcctctcttctccccagcCCAGTGGGCGGGTgggcggcggcggccgcggcgcTGGGCCCTCTCCCGCCGGTGTGTGCGCGCTCGTACGCGCGGCCACCAGCGCCAGCCCCGCTGCCTGAGAGGGGGCctgcgccgccggccggggcgtGCGCCCGGGAGCCACCGCCACCGCGGCCCGCGCCCCCAGGCGCTGGGGTACCCGCGGACCCGGAGGCGTCGGACGGGCTCGGCAGATGTAGCCGCCGGTCCGGAGCAGGAGCCGGCGGGGGGCGCCGGGAGAGCGAGGGCTTTGCATTTTGCAGTGCTATTTTTTCaggggggcggggggtggaggAAGCGGAAAGCCGCGCCGAGTCGCCGGGGACCTCCGGGGTGAACCATGTTGAGTCCTGCCAACGGGGAGCAGCTCCACCTGGTGAACTATGTGGAGGACTACCTGGACTCCATCGAGTCCCTGCCTTTCGACTTGCAGAGAAATGTCTCGCTGATGCGGGAGATCGACGCGAAATACCAAGGTACGGCCGGGTGATGGATGGGCGGGGGCGGCCGCCTCCATCCCGGCGGGTCCGGGCGCGCGGCGGAGCCGGCCCGGTCCTGCCGTGGAGCGGAGGAAGCGGCCGGCTCCGCAGCGGCGGCCCTGGGTAGGGGCAGGAACAAAAGGTCTGGAGCGCCTTTGATTCGCCAAGGTCCTTGTGTGCAAAGCCCGGGACACGGAGGAGGAAGGAGGCGCGAGAGGTCTCGCTGCAAGGCTGCGCGACCAAAGCGCTCTTTGTAGTGAAGTGATGAGGCGGGTGCTGCGGGGGAGGGGGCGGCGGGTTCAAGCCGCGTCCTCTAGGAGGGGTGTGCAGATTACGGCGCGAGATGGAGGGATGTGCCGGCGCCTGGGGCTGTAGGACGCCGAGATGTGGCTGCAGGAGGAGGGCAGCTGTGGGCCGGGGTTCCTGCGGACCCGGTGCCTCGGTCCGGAGCAACGCCGCTCCCCCGGCCCTTCTTCGCCGCCCCCCACCCAGTCCCCAATCCGAGTGTTACATAAAGTACCGGGTAGTACTCCGCTCGGGGTGGCTCGGCCGCCCCCGCCCAGTCCCCTCCGGCCCTCACTTGGCACTGGACACCGAGTAGGGGCCGACTGCGAGGGTCGACGCCGCCGGTTGTAGTTTGCGGAGGACGAGGGTTTTTCTCTTGTGTGccgtggggaagggaaggggaggagcgGAGGCGGGGAAGGCGCCCATCTGCGCTGCGCTGCGctcgggggggcggggggcgcggGCAGATCGCTGGCTTGGAGAGGATTGTGGCAGATGAGAGGACCTGTGGGTCGTTCTCTGCAGACCTGGCCGCCCAGGGTGTCAGAGAGAGGTGGCGAGTTCGTGTCCGCCGGGAATTGTTGGCTGTTGGGGAAAGTTTCCTGTGAGGTCAGTCAAGGCTTTGGGGGCTTTGTTTTGAATGTGGATCACCACTTGGAGTTTACTAATGTTTACAAGGCTACGCAGTAGGGAAACGGAAGAGttaggtgggggtgggggggggcaaaaaaaaaatccccgAAAGTACCAGATTCCCCTACCGGGAAGGCGCCCCTGCGCGCTCTATCCAAGACGTAGCGTCGCAGCTTCTTTTATAGGAATCTCATTAGCATATTGTGGAacgtcccgcctcagcctaccagtGGTTGGCTGTGACGTCCTTCGTGGAATGTCCTTATCATTCCCCTGCGGAACGATTGGTCGCTGAGGCGGATGAAGGCGGGTGTAGCGCAATAACTGGCATGGGTCTGTGTTTCcgctgtcttcttttttctttttcgggGAGGAGCGGGGTGGAGGGTGGTTGATTTGAACGTCTTCGGGTCGCTCGGCCTCCAGCCTCGGATTGGTTCTTGTCGCTGCTGGGGCGGGCTGTGCTCTTCCGCCTTGCGGTGTAGTTGGTTCTCCTCCTGGCCTCCGCCCTCCAAAGCGGCGATTCCCATATGCGGCAGCCCTCGGGGGGCGCGGCGAGTCGCCCGCTGGCTTCCTCCCCATTGGCTGGAGGGCCGGCTGGTGTCGCCCCGGCTCCTCTCCCTACTCAGCACGGCCACTTTTGGGCGCGGAGCTATGGCAGTAGCGGGGACCCCGGGCCTGGGGGCTCGGGGCCGGGGCTGCAGTTCGGGCCGCCTCCCGCGACCCGCGAGACCGGCTCGCAGGCAGTCCCAGGCCGCATCTCTGCTGACCAGAGGGAGGGGCCGCGCGTAGCCAGGGAAACGTGAGTGACTGGGGCTTCGTCCACAAGCGGGACTCTGGGCGCGAGAACTTTCCTGGAAGGTGCTGTCCTCGGGGCGGGCAGGCTCCGTGGAGTGACTCTGGGGATTCGGACGGAAGGGAGGCAGGGTCTGAGACCACTATGATCGTTCGACGATAGAAAAAAGCGCGGGGCGGGGTGCAGGGTCCCAGCCGTCAAGACAGCAAAGTTCACGGAGCCA from Rhinopithecus roxellana isolate Shanxi Qingling chromosome 18, ASM756505v1, whole genome shotgun sequence carries:
- the LOC104679237 gene encoding uncharacterized protein LOC104679237 gives rise to the protein MRTGTLSVSSELRPRSARETYQFRGGTTTPSSLGGSRACAIRHRPPFVSPPGTQFGTAWRQRGTRGKLLPSAEPHKRWIGPKGAFPSPYLFLPCATNTALGGCSPHLERPPTECRHLVGRRPEAIRLPNRPPPHPVPIASLPSRSSRILGFLRSPDATRARCLGDRPRAPPRPLPAKGPAPPGRGLASLCTARQRCGS